CTCTGCCATCACCGATGAAACCGGCACCTCCGACAACCAGATCACCGTTGCAGCACAAGACCTGTCGCTGACCGGTCTGGGCCTTGCATCGGATACCGGGATCAGCTCGACCGGCGACGCAAGCTCGGCCGTAGATCTGATTGAATCGGCGATTGACACCGTGAACACCGCCCTGTCGACCCTCGGTGCAGGTTCGAAGCGCCTTGAACTCCAGAAGGACTTCACGACGAAACTGTCGGATGCCATCGAAGTCGGTATCGGTAACCTCGTGGACGCGGACCTCGCCAAAGAGTCGGCGAACTTGCAGGCCCTGCAGGTCAAGCAGCAGCTTGGTCTTCAGGCTCTCTCGATTGCCAACCAGGCTCCGTCGACCGTACTTGGTCTCTTCCGTTAATAGGAATTCGGGCAAGCCGGTACGCCGGCTTGCCCCCTTCCTGGAGATACGAGTAATGGTTAAACGGAGAGGAGATCGATTGAGCGGTTGGAGCTAAACGATGACAACAATTGATAACATCGTTGGCGGTAACCTAGGTCAGACCCTGCGAACCGCCGACAAAAAGGCAGAAGGATCTGAGGGCATCGAACGATTCGCCCCGCCCAAAGGCTCGGGCGAGACGAACAGTGCAGTATCCCAGTTCATTCAGCGACAAGACGTGAAAGAGGCCAAAGGCGACGAAAAGGCCGAGAAGAAGGATCCCCTTCAGAAAGCCAGCGAAACGCTTGAAAGCTTCATTCCGGATGCGGAGTTCATCCCGAACACCCGCCTTCGGATCGACCGTGACGACACAACCGGGCTGTTTGTCTACCAAAGCGTGGACAATGATTCCGGTGAAGTGCGCCGGCAGTTTCCGGCAGAAGATATCCTGAAGTTCCTGTCCTACTACAGGGAGCTTGAGGGACTGGCTGTCGACGACGAAGCCTGATTGCATTGCCGATTTTCGGCAGCCGAGTTTCGGCGATGCAATCGAGCCATGATGTTCTGATTTTCCTGGCCACCCGGACCTGATGGGGTGCTGCCGGGTTTTTGCGTTCTAT
The Gimibacter soli DNA segment above includes these coding regions:
- a CDS encoding flagellar protein FlaG: MTTIDNIVGGNLGQTLRTADKKAEGSEGIERFAPPKGSGETNSAVSQFIQRQDVKEAKGDEKAEKKDPLQKASETLESFIPDAEFIPNTRLRIDRDDTTGLFVYQSVDNDSGEVRRQFPAEDILKFLSYYRELEGLAVDDEA